One genomic segment of Candidatus Methylomirabilota bacterium includes these proteins:
- the lysS gene encoding lysine--tRNA ligase translates to MEEHSSLMGERMRKLSELETAGVEPYPARFEVRHLAADLHRAYAGLPGDDDAAPAVAVAGRLMSLRQHGKVTFAHLQDGSGKIQIYLSHDALGAAHYDLCKRLLDVGDYLGVEGRLFRTRTGELTIRAVTVQLLSKSLRPLPEKWHGLTDVETRFRQRYLDLIVNRQVADAFRKRSRLIAEMRRFLESRGFLEVETPMMQPMAGGAMARPFVTHHNALDIKLYLRIAPELYLKRLVVGGFDRVFEINRNFRNEGISTQHNPEFTMLEFYQAYADYQDLMALTEEMLAYLAKEITGDPQVTYQGQQISFAPPWPRLTLEESLVTLAGLDAEVLGTEAGIRETAGRCGITVLPGWGKGKIMAELFDALVEPKLIQPTFIIDFPTELSPLAKAKQGEPAIVQRFELFVGGMELANAYSELNDPREQRARFLDQLRQRDQGDLEAHGLDEDFLRALEYGMPPTAGEGIGIDRLAMLLTDSPSIRDVILFPLLKPAHGEQAGPDAV, encoded by the coding sequence GTGGAAGAACATAGTTCATTGATGGGCGAACGGATGCGGAAGCTGTCGGAGCTTGAGACGGCAGGGGTAGAGCCCTATCCGGCCCGCTTCGAGGTCCGACACCTTGCCGCTGACCTTCACCGGGCGTATGCCGGGCTGCCTGGCGATGACGACGCAGCGCCCGCCGTCGCCGTCGCCGGTCGTCTGATGTCGCTACGCCAGCACGGTAAGGTAACCTTTGCCCACCTGCAGGATGGCTCTGGCAAGATTCAGATCTATCTGTCCCACGACGCGCTGGGCGCGGCACACTACGACCTCTGCAAGAGACTGCTGGATGTCGGCGACTACCTCGGGGTCGAGGGACGGCTCTTTCGGACGCGTACCGGGGAACTCACGATACGAGCCGTGACGGTTCAGCTCCTGTCGAAGTCGCTGAGGCCGCTGCCGGAGAAGTGGCATGGCCTGACCGATGTGGAGACCCGCTTTCGGCAGCGCTACCTGGATCTCATCGTAAACCGACAGGTGGCTGACGCCTTCAGGAAACGGAGTCGCCTGATTGCAGAGATGCGTCGCTTCCTTGAGTCGCGGGGGTTCCTGGAGGTCGAGACACCCATGATGCAGCCGATGGCGGGCGGCGCCATGGCGCGCCCCTTTGTGACGCATCACAATGCCCTCGATATCAAGCTGTATCTCAGGATTGCGCCCGAGCTCTATCTGAAGCGGCTGGTAGTGGGCGGCTTTGACCGGGTCTTCGAGATTAACCGCAACTTCCGGAATGAGGGGATCTCCACCCAGCATAACCCCGAGTTTACGATGCTGGAATTTTATCAGGCCTATGCCGATTATCAGGATCTGATGGCGCTGACGGAAGAGATGCTTGCGTACCTGGCCAAGGAGATCACAGGCGATCCGCAGGTGACCTATCAGGGGCAGCAGATCTCCTTCGCGCCGCCCTGGCCGAGGCTGACGCTGGAGGAGTCGCTCGTCACGCTGGCCGGATTGGACGCAGAGGTCCTGGGGACCGAGGCGGGCATCCGCGAGACGGCGGGGCGCTGTGGGATCACGGTGTTGCCGGGCTGGGGTAAGGGGAAGATCATGGCCGAGCTGTTCGACGCCCTGGTGGAGCCGAAGCTCATCCAACCGACATTCATCATCGATTTTCCGACCGAGTTGTCACCCTTGGCCAAGGCGAAACAGGGCGAGCCGGCGATCGTCCAGCGATTTGAACTGTTCGTAGGCGGCATGGAACTCGCCAATGCCTACTCGGAGCTGAACGATCCGCGCGAACAACGCGCCCGCTTTCTTGATCAGTTGCGACAGCGCGATCAAGGCGATCTGGAGGCCCACGGCCTGGACGAGGATTTTCTCCGGGCATTGGAGTACGGGATGCCGCCGACAGCCGGCGAAGGGATTGGGATCGATCGGCTGGCGATGCTCTTGACCGACTCTCCCTCCATTCGTGACGTGATCCTCTTTCCGCTCCTGAAGCCCGCCCACGGCGAACAGGCCGGTCCCGATGCCGTTTGA
- the bamA gene encoding outer membrane protein assembly factor BamA, with the protein MHAFASRARFLAAYSFVLSFFLALVFGHAYGQEQAQIKQLDIKGSRKIDETTIRFKLKTRVGEPFSLEKIREDVKTVYRLGFYDDVAVDAEVFEGGLKITFILTEKPTIREVKVRGNKGIATDKIKEKLTLTEGGVYNPQTVAANTEKVRLLYEEEGYYQAKVVPQAEKTPEGDISLTLDITEGGKFEIATIRIPGAKGLSEDEIKARMATKELFLFFFFGTLKRDELQRDLDRIKAYYLDNGYLDVKVAEPEIRVLEAKQKLEINVRVEEGPQYRVGELAVTGNTVFRTEQVLKPLQIARQGIFSREVLQRDILTLTDRYSERGYLFADVAPIINTDRESHIVDVGLEITEGKQAFLERIEISGNTKTRDKVVRREIPLNEGDLYNSRLLARGRQNLTNLGFFEEVKIETRRGTAEDRVDIDVMVKEKPTGSFSIGGGFSSIDGILGSGSISQDNFLGLGQRVSASAQLGVRASRFALNFFDPHILDTGTSLDVSAFNQRMLFDQQIGFDQDSKGGAIAFGRRLHKELFGTLGYRWERDKIFSVAEDAPDLIRRQEGTSTTGRVSLGLSMNLTDSRLDPTTGFVGAATYQLAARFFGGSNKFQRFNVDLGYYHPLVWKLVGHIRGNLIVADAYGGKRLPVQERIYLGGTTTVRGFKTFRLSPIDEDTNERIGGTKALYFNNEVMFPIYEPLGLKGLIFFDAGNAFRGGDSISLTDLRPTAGGGVRVATPFGLVRVEWGLNLDRKPGEAKSAVHLTMGSMF; encoded by the coding sequence GTGCACGCCTTCGCGAGCAGGGCCAGGTTTCTCGCCGCTTATTCTTTCGTCCTCTCCTTCTTCTTGGCATTGGTGTTCGGTCACGCATACGGCCAGGAACAGGCACAGATCAAACAGCTCGATATCAAGGGAAGCCGCAAGATCGACGAGACCACCATTAGGTTCAAGCTGAAGACCCGGGTGGGAGAGCCGTTCTCCCTGGAAAAGATCAGGGAGGACGTCAAGACGGTCTATCGGTTGGGCTTCTACGACGATGTCGCGGTGGATGCCGAGGTGTTTGAGGGGGGCCTGAAGATTACCTTCATTCTAACCGAGAAGCCGACCATCCGGGAGGTGAAGGTCCGAGGCAACAAGGGGATCGCGACCGACAAGATCAAAGAGAAACTGACGCTCACGGAGGGCGGGGTATACAATCCGCAGACCGTGGCGGCGAACACGGAAAAGGTGCGGCTGCTGTACGAAGAAGAGGGCTATTACCAGGCCAAGGTGGTTCCGCAGGCCGAGAAGACCCCGGAGGGGGATATCTCGCTCACCCTCGACATCACTGAGGGGGGAAAATTTGAGATCGCTACTATTCGGATCCCCGGTGCCAAAGGGCTCAGTGAGGATGAGATCAAGGCGCGGATGGCCACGAAGGAGCTGTTTCTCTTCTTCTTTTTCGGGACGCTGAAACGGGATGAGTTGCAACGTGATCTGGATCGGATCAAGGCGTACTATCTGGATAACGGCTACCTCGATGTGAAGGTGGCGGAGCCGGAGATCCGGGTACTCGAGGCCAAACAGAAGCTCGAGATCAACGTGCGGGTGGAGGAGGGGCCGCAGTACCGGGTTGGCGAACTGGCGGTAACCGGGAATACCGTCTTTCGCACCGAACAGGTGCTGAAGCCGCTCCAGATCGCCAGACAGGGGATTTTCAGCCGCGAGGTGCTGCAACGCGATATCCTGACGCTGACCGACCGCTATTCGGAGCGCGGCTATCTCTTTGCGGATGTCGCGCCGATCATCAACACCGATCGGGAGAGCCACATCGTCGACGTAGGGCTGGAGATCACGGAAGGCAAGCAGGCCTTCCTGGAGCGGATCGAGATCTCAGGCAATACGAAGACCCGCGACAAGGTCGTCCGTCGGGAGATCCCGCTGAACGAGGGCGACCTGTACAACAGCCGCCTGTTGGCGCGCGGGCGCCAGAATCTGACCAATCTTGGCTTCTTTGAGGAGGTCAAGATCGAGACGCGCCGGGGTACCGCCGAGGATCGGGTGGACATCGATGTCATGGTCAAGGAGAAACCGACCGGCTCCTTCAGCATCGGGGGCGGTTTCAGCTCCATCGACGGCATCCTGGGTTCGGGCTCTATCTCACAGGATAACTTTCTGGGGCTGGGGCAGCGGGTCTCGGCCTCGGCGCAGCTCGGCGTCAGGGCCAGTCGGTTTGCGCTGAACTTCTTTGATCCGCATATCCTGGATACGGGGACCTCGCTGGACGTGTCCGCCTTCAATCAGCGGATGCTCTTCGACCAGCAGATCGGCTTTGACCAGGACAGCAAGGGCGGCGCTATCGCCTTCGGCCGGCGACTCCATAAGGAGTTGTTCGGCACACTCGGGTATCGGTGGGAACGGGATAAGATCTTCAGTGTCGCCGAGGACGCGCCTGACCTTATCAGGCGACAGGAAGGAACAAGTACGACGGGGAGGGTCTCGCTCGGTCTGTCGATGAACCTGACGGATAGCCGCCTCGATCCGACCACCGGCTTTGTCGGGGCGGCAACCTATCAGCTTGCGGCAAGGTTTTTCGGCGGGAGCAACAAGTTTCAACGCTTCAACGTCGATCTCGGATACTACCACCCGCTGGTCTGGAAGCTGGTCGGGCATATCCGCGGCAACCTGATCGTAGCGGATGCCTACGGCGGGAAACGCCTACCGGTTCAGGAGCGGATCTATCTCGGCGGCACCACCACGGTGCGTGGGTTCAAGACCTTCCGCCTGAGCCCGATCGATGAGGATACCAACGAACGGATCGGCGGTACCAAGGCGCTCTACTTTAACAACGAGGTCATGTTTCCTATCTATGAGCCGTTGGGGCTCAAGGGCCTCATCTTTTTCGATGCAGGTAACGCCTTCAGAGGGGGCGACAGTATCTCCCTCACCGACCTGCGACCGACGGCAGGAGGCGGCGTCCGCGTGGCTACCCCTTTCGGTCTGGTACGGGTTGAGTGGGGTCTGAACCTGGATAGAAAGCCGGGAGAGGCCAAAAGTGCCGTACACCTGACCATGGGATCGATGTTCTAG
- the leuC gene encoding 3-isopropylmalate dehydratase large subunit — translation MAETLLDKVWRAHTVRTLPTGQTQLFIGLHLIHEVTSPQAFQMLREAGLTVRYPDRTFATIDHIVPTASQTRPFADTMAEVMAVHLTGNCKEFGVPFFDLDSGRQGIVHVVGPELGLTQPGMTIACGDSHTSTHGAMGALAFGIGTSQVRDILATQCLAMAKPKLRQIRVEGKLAPGVYAKDVILSIIRRLGVNGGVGYAYEYAGSAIEAMSMEERLTICNMSIEGGARVGYVNPDATTFAYLKGRPFAPQGGAFDRAVAWWKDMATDPDAAFDDVVRLGAASMEPMLTWGINPGQSIGVTEPIPHPNDAPDGDRAASSEALAFMALTPGRPIAGTPIDVAFIGSCTNGRLSDLRVAAEVVRGRRVATGIRALVVPGSQAVAQAAEAEGLHEIFLAAGFAWRKAGCSLCLGMNEDKLTGRELCAASSNRNFKGRMGSPTGRTLLMSPAMVAAAAIRGQIVDVREMLS, via the coding sequence ATGGCGGAGACACTACTTGACAAGGTCTGGCGGGCGCATACGGTCCGGACGCTGCCTACGGGACAAACGCAGCTTTTCATCGGCCTGCACCTGATCCACGAAGTAACCAGCCCGCAGGCGTTTCAGATGCTGCGGGAGGCGGGGCTCACGGTCCGCTATCCGGATCGAACCTTCGCGACCATCGACCATATCGTCCCTACTGCCTCGCAGACCAGACCCTTTGCCGACACCATGGCCGAGGTGATGGCGGTCCACTTGACGGGAAACTGCAAGGAGTTCGGCGTTCCGTTCTTCGACCTGGACAGCGGGCGTCAGGGGATCGTCCATGTCGTGGGACCTGAGCTGGGGCTCACCCAGCCGGGTATGACGATCGCCTGCGGCGACAGCCACACCTCCACCCACGGCGCCATGGGTGCCCTCGCCTTCGGTATCGGCACCAGCCAGGTGCGGGACATCCTGGCCACACAGTGTCTCGCCATGGCCAAGCCAAAGCTCCGTCAGATTCGCGTAGAGGGGAAGCTAGCCCCGGGCGTCTATGCCAAGGATGTGATTCTCAGCATCATCCGGAGGCTGGGTGTGAATGGGGGGGTGGGATACGCCTATGAGTATGCCGGATCCGCTATTGAGGCGATGTCAATGGAGGAACGCCTGACCATCTGTAATATGAGCATCGAGGGCGGGGCGCGCGTCGGCTACGTGAACCCCGATGCGACGACCTTCGCATACCTGAAGGGGCGGCCGTTCGCTCCGCAGGGCGGGGCGTTTGACCGGGCTGTCGCCTGGTGGAAGGATATGGCAACCGATCCCGATGCCGCCTTCGATGACGTCGTCCGCCTGGGTGCCGCCTCGATGGAACCTATGCTCACCTGGGGGATCAATCCCGGACAATCAATCGGGGTAACCGAACCGATCCCCCATCCGAACGACGCGCCTGATGGAGACCGAGCCGCCTCCAGTGAGGCGCTGGCCTTCATGGCGCTCACACCGGGCCGGCCGATCGCGGGGACTCCCATCGATGTCGCCTTTATCGGCTCCTGCACGAACGGCCGCCTTTCCGACCTGCGCGTGGCGGCCGAGGTGGTCCGGGGGCGCAGGGTGGCAACGGGGATCCGAGCCCTCGTCGTGCCCGGGTCTCAGGCGGTGGCTCAGGCGGCTGAAGCCGAGGGGCTGCACGAGATCTTTCTCGCTGCCGGGTTCGCGTGGCGGAAGGCCGGCTGTTCGCTCTGCCTTGGGATGAATGAGGATAAGCTGACCGGCCGGGAGCTCTGTGCCGCGTCCAGTAACCGGAACTTCAAGGGACGCATGGGAAGCCCGACGGGTCGCACCCTCCTGATGAGCCCGGCCATGGTGGCAGCCGCGGCCATCCGAGGGCAGATTGTCGACGTCCGGGAGATGCTGTCGTGA
- a CDS encoding lipoprotein-releasing system ATP-binding protein LolD codes for MSELIRADGVYKSFQVNGGTVEVLKGVDLRIGKGEFIAIVGPSGAGKSTFLHLLGALDRPTAGEIVYEQTSLARMDDGQLAAFRNRTVGFIFQFHHLLPEFTALENVMMPLLVARRTRLEARQIAASLLKEVGLEHRHVHRPSELSGGEQQRVAIARALGASPKVVLADEPTGNLDTKTGDATFELLHRLNRERGLTFVMVTHNEKLAHRSDRIVTILDGRIVEGA; via the coding sequence ATGAGTGAGCTGATCAGGGCGGATGGCGTCTATAAGTCGTTCCAGGTTAACGGTGGAACCGTTGAGGTTCTGAAGGGTGTTGATCTCCGCATTGGAAAGGGAGAATTCATTGCCATTGTGGGACCGTCTGGCGCCGGCAAGAGTACATTCCTGCACCTGCTCGGCGCCCTGGACCGTCCGACCGCCGGCGAGATCGTCTATGAGCAGACCAGCCTCGCCCGGATGGACGACGGGCAACTGGCCGCCTTCCGCAACCGGACGGTCGGTTTCATCTTTCAGTTCCATCATCTTCTGCCGGAGTTCACGGCGCTGGAGAATGTCATGATGCCGCTTCTGGTGGCGCGCCGCACCCGGTTGGAGGCGCGTCAGATCGCCGCGTCCCTGCTGAAGGAGGTGGGGCTCGAACACCGGCATGTGCATCGTCCGTCCGAACTCTCCGGTGGAGAGCAGCAGCGGGTAGCCATCGCCAGGGCCCTGGGCGCCTCGCCCAAGGTCGTCCTTGCGGACGAGCCGACCGGAAACCTCGATACCAAGACGGGTGATGCGACCTTCGAGCTGCTGCATCGGTTGAACCGGGAACGCGGTCTCACCTTTGTGATGGTGACGCACAATGAGAAGCTGGCCCATCGATCGGATCGGATCGTGACGATATTGGACGGACGGATCGTAGAGGGGGCTTGA
- a CDS encoding ATP-dependent Clp protease ATP-binding subunit ClpC, giving the protein MFERFTERARKVIILAREEAIRLGHNFVGTEHLLLGLIREGDGLAVAILKKLNVNISAVKGEIEKIVSVGSEFSPAGEIPFTPQAKKVLEYAISEARSLGHNYIGTEHLLLGLIREGEGIASLVLRDFGVSVASAKAQAQELLGEQASKPTSSTRTPALDEFGVDLTAMARQDRLDPVIGRETEIERVIQILSRRTKNNPVLIGEAGVGKTAIVEGLAQRIVASNVPETLLRKRVVQLDLAGMVAGTKYRGQFEERLKAVVKEIQQSQNIILFIDELHTLVGAGAAEGAIDASSMLKPALARGELQCIGATTLDEYRRHIEKDRALERRFQAVQVGPPSVDETIRILREIKDRYEAHHSAVITDEAVTAAARLSQRYIADRFLPDKAIDVIDEAGSRARLKTLMLPPELREMENEVERLRAQKEDAIRTQAFEVAARLRDSERKLRTELEEKKARWKESRSKEKTMVTAEEVAYIVSKWTGIPLYQIEEEESAKLMRMEQDLARRVVGQTEAIESVSRAIRRSRAGIKSPSRPVGSFIFLGPTGVGKTELAKALAEFLFGTEDALIRVDMSEYMERFSTSRLIGAPPGYIGYDDSGQLTEKVRRRPFSVILLDEIEKAHPEVFNLLLQIFEDGRLTDSYGRVVDFKNTILIMTSNIGARQIGLHTTMGFAKGGDEAVTYDKMKETVLGELKRVFNPELLNRLDEVIVFHQLSKNELCQIVDLMLARLQLQLAERRISLMVDERAKEFLINRGFDPTLGARPLRRAIQRYVEDRLAEEVLKGRFAEGGTLRVKVEGDALAFEEASLLEAQK; this is encoded by the coding sequence ATGTTCGAGCGATTCACAGAGCGAGCCCGCAAGGTGATTATCCTGGCACGAGAGGAGGCGATTCGCCTCGGCCACAACTTCGTCGGCACCGAGCACCTGCTGCTCGGACTGATCCGCGAGGGTGATGGGCTGGCGGTGGCGATTCTCAAGAAGCTGAACGTGAATATCTCCGCGGTAAAGGGGGAGATCGAGAAGATCGTGTCGGTCGGCTCCGAGTTCAGCCCAGCCGGTGAGATCCCCTTTACGCCGCAGGCCAAGAAGGTCCTGGAATACGCCATCTCTGAAGCCAGATCGCTCGGCCACAATTATATCGGCACCGAGCACCTGCTGCTCGGGCTGATTCGCGAAGGGGAGGGGATCGCGTCGTTGGTCCTGCGGGACTTCGGCGTCAGCGTCGCCTCCGCCAAGGCGCAGGCCCAGGAGCTGCTCGGGGAGCAGGCCTCCAAACCGACAAGCTCCACAAGGACACCGGCGCTGGATGAGTTCGGCGTGGACCTGACCGCCATGGCGCGGCAGGACCGGCTGGATCCCGTCATCGGCCGCGAGACCGAGATCGAGCGGGTCATCCAGATTCTCTCGCGCCGGACGAAGAATAACCCGGTACTGATCGGGGAGGCGGGCGTCGGCAAGACCGCCATCGTGGAGGGACTGGCTCAGCGGATCGTGGCCAGCAACGTACCGGAGACCCTGCTGCGCAAGCGGGTGGTCCAACTTGACCTTGCCGGCATGGTGGCCGGGACCAAGTATCGCGGTCAGTTCGAGGAGCGGCTGAAGGCCGTCGTCAAGGAGATCCAGCAGTCGCAGAACATCATCCTGTTCATCGACGAGTTACATACATTGGTGGGCGCCGGCGCGGCGGAGGGCGCCATCGATGCCTCCAGCATGTTGAAGCCGGCGCTCGCGCGCGGTGAACTGCAGTGCATCGGGGCGACGACCCTCGACGAGTATCGCCGACACATCGAGAAGGATCGGGCATTGGAGCGGCGATTCCAGGCGGTCCAGGTCGGCCCGCCGAGTGTGGACGAGACGATCCGCATCCTCCGCGAGATCAAGGACCGCTACGAGGCGCATCACTCCGCGGTCATTACCGACGAGGCGGTGACGGCCGCGGCGCGTCTGTCGCAACGCTACATTGCCGATCGCTTTCTCCCGGATAAGGCCATCGACGTCATCGACGAGGCCGGCTCCCGGGCGCGGCTGAAGACCCTGATGCTGCCGCCGGAACTCCGCGAGATGGAAAACGAGGTTGAGCGGCTCAGGGCTCAGAAGGAGGACGCGATCCGGACCCAGGCCTTTGAGGTTGCGGCCAGACTTCGCGACTCGGAGCGCAAGCTCCGGACCGAGTTGGAAGAGAAAAAGGCCCGGTGGAAGGAGTCCCGGTCGAAGGAGAAGACCATGGTTACGGCCGAAGAGGTTGCCTATATCGTCTCCAAATGGACCGGTATTCCGCTCTATCAGATTGAGGAGGAGGAATCGGCCAAGCTGATGCGGATGGAGCAGGATCTGGCCAGGCGGGTGGTGGGGCAGACCGAGGCCATCGAGAGCGTCAGCCGCGCGATTCGCCGTTCGCGCGCCGGGATCAAGAGTCCGAGCCGTCCGGTCGGATCGTTTATCTTTCTAGGGCCGACCGGTGTCGGGAAGACCGAACTGGCCAAGGCGCTGGCGGAGTTTCTATTCGGGACGGAGGATGCGCTGATCCGCGTAGATATGTCGGAGTACATGGAGCGCTTCTCCACGTCCAGGCTGATCGGCGCCCCTCCCGGCTATATCGGGTATGACGATTCCGGTCAGCTTACTGAGAAGGTTCGGCGTCGGCCATTTTCGGTCATCCTGCTGGATGAGATCGAAAAGGCCCATCCCGAGGTCTTTAATCTGCTGCTGCAGATCTTTGAGGATGGTCGTCTCACCGACAGCTACGGCCGCGTCGTCGACTTCAAGAATACGATCCTGATCATGACCAGTAACATCGGCGCCCGTCAGATCGGCCTCCATACGACGATGGGCTTTGCCAAGGGTGGCGACGAGGCGGTCACGTACGACAAGATGAAAGAGACCGTCCTGGGCGAGCTGAAACGGGTCTTTAATCCGGAGCTGCTCAACCGACTTGATGAGGTGATCGTCTTCCACCAGTTGAGCAAGAATGAACTCTGCCAGATCGTCGATCTGATGCTCGCGCGCCTGCAGCTTCAACTCGCGGAGCGGCGGATCTCGCTGATGGTTGATGAGCGCGCCAAAGAGTTTCTCATCAATCGGGGATTTGACCCGACCCTCGGCGCCCGTCCGCTGCGCCGCGCCATCCAGCGCTACGTGGAGGATCGGTTGGCCGAAGAGGTCTTAAAGGGGCGTTTTGCCGAAGGGGGCACCCTGAGGGTGAAGGTGGAGGGGGACGCCCTGGCCTTCGAAGAGGCGAGCCTCCTTGAGGCCCAGAAATAA
- a CDS encoding pilus assembly protein, producing MRAAIADTGPIVALLDRAERYHAWVVERLAELEAPLLVCEPVLAEAMFLLARLPKAQDAVWDMLESGAVRIALHIEDEIGALRALHRKYRDRPISLADACIVRMAELHKNHAVFTLDSDFSVYRKHGREALTLIYPS from the coding sequence ATGCGCGCCGCCATCGCTGATACCGGCCCGATTGTGGCGTTACTCGACCGAGCCGAGCGGTATCATGCTTGGGTGGTGGAACGCCTGGCTGAACTGGAGGCGCCACTGTTGGTGTGCGAACCCGTGCTGGCGGAAGCAATGTTTCTGCTCGCCCGGTTACCGAAAGCACAGGATGCCGTGTGGGACATGCTGGAGAGTGGCGCGGTTCGAATCGCCTTGCACATTGAAGACGAGATTGGCGCGTTGCGGGCGCTTCACCGCAAGTATCGAGATCGGCCAATCTCTCTCGCTGATGCATGTATCGTGCGCATGGCCGAACTGCATAAAAACCACGCAGTGTTTACGCTGGACTCCGATTTTTCGGTCTATCGTAAACACGGACGCGAAGCACTTACGCTGATTTATCCGTCTTAA
- a CDS encoding nucleotidyltransferase domain-containing protein — protein MTADAAIQTMVDRIVQRVHPVRVILFGSHARGSAVPESDVDLLVVLREVVDKRRTTVEIRRALGDLPVSKDIIVTTPEEIARRGDLAGSVLRPALRDGKVVYEQQ, from the coding sequence ATGACGGCGGATGCGGCGATTCAGACGATGGTTGACCGGATCGTGCAGCGAGTTCATCCAGTGCGCGTCATTCTCTTTGGCTCGCATGCTCGAGGATCAGCCGTTCCGGAGAGCGATGTCGATCTGCTCGTCGTCCTGCGAGAAGTAGTGGACAAGCGGCGCACAACGGTGGAGATACGCCGTGCTCTCGGCGACCTTCCGGTCAGCAAGGACATCATTGTGACGACGCCAGAGGAAATCGCTCGTCGCGGCGATCTCGCCGGCAGCGTGCTGCGGCCCGCGTTACGCGATGGCAAGGTCGTTTATGAGCAGCAGTGA
- a CDS encoding lipoprotein-releasing system transmembrane subunit LolC gives MPFELFVGLRYLKARRGQAFISLITLISIGGVALGVMALIVVLAVMSGFERDLRGKILGTNAHLWIIRHGDRGIEEPAQTLARVREVPRVVAASPFTYHQVMLSTGRGAAGAVLRGIDLDSAREVTTLTDSFAEVDPVRLKKPTEGTGWRLDPEGIIIGRALAANLGVGIGGRVNVISPFGNVLTPFGMAPRMRSFAVVGIFEMGMYEYDSALAYITIAAAQQLFQMGQSVTGLEVKVDDLYTAKEVGVEIQRRLGFPYVARDWMQLHRNLFAALKLEKIAMFIILTMIVLVAAFNIVSTLIMKVMDKGAEIGILKSMGASSKSIMLIFMVEGVVIGLVGTLLGTAGGAIICTLQETYKIVRLQGDVYLLDAVPILMKGTDLALIAFSTLALSFLATLYPSWRAARLDPVVAIRYE, from the coding sequence ATGCCGTTTGAGCTGTTCGTCGGATTGCGGTATCTGAAGGCGAGGCGAGGACAGGCGTTTATCTCCCTGATCACGCTGATCTCGATCGGCGGTGTCGCCCTCGGCGTCATGGCGCTCATTGTTGTGCTGGCGGTGATGAGCGGGTTTGAGCGCGACCTTCGTGGCAAGATCCTCGGAACGAATGCGCACCTCTGGATCATACGCCATGGGGATCGGGGGATCGAGGAGCCGGCGCAGACGCTTGCGCGGGTCCGCGAGGTCCCGCGCGTGGTGGCGGCCTCGCCCTTCACCTACCATCAGGTGATGTTAAGCACCGGTCGCGGGGCGGCAGGGGCGGTCCTGCGCGGCATCGACCTCGACTCCGCGCGGGAGGTCACAACGCTTACCGACAGCTTCGCCGAGGTCGATCCGGTACGGCTGAAAAAGCCGACCGAGGGGACCGGGTGGCGTCTCGACCCCGAGGGAATCATCATCGGGCGCGCCCTTGCTGCGAATCTCGGGGTGGGAATCGGCGGGCGCGTGAATGTCATCTCTCCCTTCGGCAATGTCCTGACGCCGTTCGGAATGGCGCCGCGTATGCGAAGTTTTGCCGTCGTCGGGATCTTCGAGATGGGAATGTACGAATACGACAGCGCATTAGCCTATATCACCATTGCAGCGGCACAGCAACTTTTCCAGATGGGACAATCGGTGACGGGGCTCGAGGTCAAGGTGGACGATCTGTACACGGCGAAAGAGGTGGGTGTCGAGATCCAGCGGCGCCTCGGGTTCCCCTATGTCGCGAGGGATTGGATGCAGTTGCACCGCAATCTCTTTGCCGCACTGAAGCTCGAGAAGATCGCCATGTTCATCATCCTGACGATGATCGTCCTGGTGGCCGCCTTTAACATCGTCAGCACCCTGATCATGAAGGTCATGGACAAGGGGGCGGAGATCGGCATCCTGAAGTCGATGGGCGCCAGTTCCAAGAGCATCATGTTGATCTTCATGGTAGAAGGCGTCGTCATCGGGCTGGTCGGTACGCTGCTGGGAACGGCGGGGGGCGCGATCATCTGTACGCTGCAGGAGACCTATAAAATCGTCAGACTCCAGGGCGATGTCTATCTGCTGGATGCCGTGCCGATTCTGATGAAAGGGACCGATCTGGCCCTGATCGCCTTCTCGACCCTGGCCTTAAGCTTCCTCGCGACGCTGTATCCCTCCTGGCGGGCGGCCAGACTCGACCCGGTTGTCGCCATCCGTTATGAGTGA